The Legionella jordanis genomic sequence CACTATTGGGTCAACTTCAGGGCTTAGCAAATAGCCATGATACCAATGGCAATTATTTATTCAGTGGCAGCAAAACCTCAACTCAACCTATCAGTAGAGACGTTGGTGGTCAATTTGTTTACAATGGTGATGAAACAAAGAGATTTCAGGCCATCAGTAGCGGTTTGAATATAGCCATTAATGATAACGGCGCTGATTTATTCATGAAAATACGAAATGGAAATGGGTTCTTTACGGTTACGCCCTCAGCGATACCCAATACCGGCAGTGCGGCTGTCAATTCAGGCTCCATTGTGAACGTTGCTTCTTATGTTCCTGATGATTATACCTTGCAGTTTGTGTTAAACACACAAAACCAGTTGGTTGTTATGGTCAGTGGGCTTAATTCAGGGCCGGTAATTCCTCCTACAGGAAATCCGGACGATGCGCCGCTCTATCAAGAAGGGGCAGCGATTACCTTTAACGGCATTCAAGTGACAGTTACTGGTAAACCAGATGCCAATGATAGTTTTACCATTAAACCATCTGTCAATGAATCGCTTTTTTCCACAGTGGATAGAATGGTAATTAACCTAAAGCGTCCATTTCTAACAGCAAGAGACAAAGCCACGGTCGCTACAGAGAATAACCAGATTTTGGAACAGCTTGATAATGCTTTAGATAATTTGCTGGCACATGAGGCTGAACTGGGAGCCCGTTTAAATCAATTGGATGTGGCAGAACAAGTCAATGGCGACTATCTTCAAACCAGTGAGGAAAGCTTATCTTCTTTGCGGGATGTCAACCTACCTGAGGTTGCTGTTAAATTGGAATTGCAAAAAGTCTACTTGCAAGTTGCACAGCAAAGTTTTGCTCAGATCCAGGGTCTGACGGTATTTAATTATCTGTAACAACGTTGCTGGACCTTTTAAAACCCAATACGGAGTTCTTTACCTAGAGCCTTTTGAATTGATCTTCTGGGTGAGGATTACAATATCTTTCAATAAGTTATAACACTTGTTCAAAACTCTCTTATGCTCTAAATTATGCCTTTCACCATTGGAGGGAGTATATATGCCAGCTTTTTTCGAAAAAGTTTCAAATCTGCTATTTCAACATAATGCAACTCTTTTAGATTATCAAAAGAATAAAATTGCGTTTGATCCCAAAAATCAAAATCATGTGAAGCTGGTTGAGTCATGCACCCAGTCTGTACAGAGAGAGTTGCTTAGGTTGCAAGCCATAGACCTTAAAATGACCATTGCATTTTCGGTTGCTGCTTTGGCTTATAGTTTGTCCTGGATATTACCTTTTTGTCCTTTAGCTTTTGCAGCCATGGCTTACGGAGCCTATCAGTTAGGCCAACGCACCCACGTGTATGCCGAATACAACGAAGCTCTTGAAAATTTAGCAAGATGCTGCATTTGGACATTGGGTGAGGTGAGTAATGAACAGGTCATACAAGCTCAAGCCATTCAGGACATGATTACGGTGTTGGCTCCACTAACAAATGCACAACAGCTAAAGGATTTCATCGATGATAAATATGAAGATGGCATCGTAGAATATGGTGAGAAAGTTAAACAGGCCTCCACTTTTTTGGATTCTGAATTGGATCAGGAACAAAGGCAGCTTTTTTATAAAATCTATGGTTACAAACAGGGCAGCTTTATGGACATTTTGCAGGGTATTGGTTTTGCCATTCGCGGACTTTTCCAAAATATCAAACAGGCACTGAGCCGAGATAATCACTCTACCCATCTTGCTGTCAACTAATTTTTATAGATAACGCGGCATTTCATTTTGCTGCGTTATCTTTACTGCTGTTTCTGAGGGATAGATTAATTTTCTTCCAAAGCCTTAAGTTAAATTGAACCTTAATCCTCATTAAAGTGGACCTTAGTAATCCTTGTTTCATTGGAAAATGTAAGCGGTTGTGATAAAAATATTAAATTGTAAGGATTACAACCAGCTCCCCCTATGGAAGAAAATCTTCTGACTGTTGCCTTGGCTTTTATTGAAGGCTTTGCATTAATTATTTCACCCTGCATTCTTCCAATCTTGCCCATTGTACTTGCTGGATCTCTAAGCGGTAGCCGCGTGCGTCCTTTTGGAATCATTATAGGATTTGTGGTCAGCTTCTCTCTGCTTGCTTTTTTTTCACGACAACTTGTCCAGTATGCGGGGCTTAATTTAGATTTACTACGCTACCTGTCTTACAGCGTTCTTGTGCTTCTTGCGATAATCATGTTTTTCACTTCATTAAGCGAGCGATTTAGCTATTTGGTTAACCGCTTAATAGGGGAAAGCCGTTTTTCGCAAGCGAATCCATCACAAGGCGGATTTTTAAGTGCGCTTTTTTTTGGGGGTTTAATCGCTATTATATGGACCCCTTGTGCAGGCCCAATTTTAGCCGCTGTTATTGTGCAAACGGTTTTACAAAAAACGACGATCATTAGCTTTTTTATACTCTTAAGCTTTGCCTTAGGCGCTGGGTTGCCTATGTTGATCATTGCACTTTATGGTATGCAACTGGTGAAAACCTTCCAATTTTTTAAAACCAAGGCTCAATTATTTCGCAAAATCTTAGCGGTTATTATTATTTTGGCGGTCGCTTTCATGGTTTATCAAGATACCGCACTAACCACGGGAACTGCTACAACAACCATTAAGACTGCCAATTATTTGGAGGATGCCCTCTGGATTCCCTATAAGGCTCCTCCTATCGAAGGCATAGAAGCGTGGATTAATTCCAAACCCTTACAGCTTTCACAGCTTGAAGGCAAAGTGGTACTTATCGATTTCTGGACCTATTCCTGCATTAATTGTTTGCGTACCCTGCCTTACCTAAAAGGCTGGTATCAAAAATATCAAAAAGATGGACTTATAGTTATTGGTGTGCATTCACCAGAATTTGATTTTGAACGCAAAGCAACAAACGTTGAACAGGCGGTTAAACGCTATGGCATCACTTATCCAGTAGCCCTTGATAATCAATTCGTGACTTGGAGAAATTATAAAAATAATTATTGGCCAGCGCATTATTTAATCGATAAAAACGGCAAAGTGGTTTATGAGCATTTTGGCGAAGGAGATTATGATATTACGGAAAACAATATTAGATATCTTTTGAGGATAAAATCAGCTGCCGTCCCAAGCTTTTTAGGTGAAGACAATTACTCAATATCGCAAACTCCTGAAACTTATCTTGGCTATTACAGAGCTGATAAAGATGTAAGTCCTGCCTTAGTCAAAGACACAGAGAATCAATATCAATTTCCCACCCAGCTTCCGGTTAACGCCTGGGGCTTGCAAGGAGGTTGGAAAGCAGAGGCCCACAATATTCTTGCAACCCAGAAAGATGCCGCAGTGAAAATTCACTTCAAAGCCAAACAAGTATTTGTGGTCATGGGTAACGCTACAACTCAGCCGATTAACGTAAAAGTATTACTCAATAATGCATTACTAACTGCAGAGGCTGCTAGTGATGTCCATAATAGCAATATTGTCGTTAATAAAGATTCCTTATATGAAGTTATTTCATTGGTAAATGTTTCTGAAGGGGTTTTAGAACTTATAGCCAGTTCTCCTGGACTTAGGGTTTACACGTTTACTTTTGGCGGGTAGGGGATAGGAGTTCTTTAGCTGCCTTGTACTGTACTTTTCGATCCTGCTCAAAATGATTAGATTGAAACCGACACTAGCTAATCTGCTGCTGTGAAAGTGAAATTAGAATTCATTGCCTTTTCATTTGCAGATATTGCACGGCGTTAAATCCTCTTCGTTTCGTCCTATCCACAAGGATAGACATAATACAGTTTGGGAGCTCCAAATGTCCTAACTCATTTTACTGGTGAGAAAAACCATGCAATAAAGAGGCATTCTATGTTTTCTAAAAGTACCAAATCAGTTCTACTACTAATTCTATCTTCAGAGCCTCTCAGTAATTTTGGTCACCCAGTTGGTCACCGCAATGGGATACGATAGGGTCCTTCAAAAATTACACCTCGTAAGCCATTGATTCATTGGCGTCCCGGAGAGGATTCGAACCTCCGACCTGCCCCTTAGGAGGGGGCTGCGCTATCCAGCTGTGCCACCGGGACTTATTGGCAAGTCTAGCGTTATCATTAAGAAATAACAATGATCTTCTAGTAAAAGATGAGGTGGGGCGAAGGGAGAGTCCTCTTTACATTTCCACACAATTTTCGGCCCCGGGTTGTATGGCTCGACAAAAGGAGAATTCTTTGGTTTGGCCGAGATGCTTTCGCTTAGCATTTCGGCTTACCTTCAAAGTACTTACATTCCCATATAATTAGGCCCACCGCCACCTTCCGGTGCATGCCAGACAATGTTCTGCTTTGGATCTTTAATGTCACATGTTTTGCAGTGGATGCAATTTTGAGCATTGATTTGCAATCTTGGTCCAGACTCTTCCTGCACAATTTCATAAACTGCTGCCGGGCAATAACGACTTTCCGGAGAAGCGTATTGCAAATAATTCACATCAATTGCTAATTTCGGGTTGCGAAGTTTTAGATGACAGGGTTGGTTTTCTTCGTGATAGGTATTAGTTAAATACACAGAAGACAAGCGATCAAAAGTTAAAATCCCGTCGGGTTTTGGGTAATCAATTTTTCGTGCCTTATCGGCTGGAATGAGGGTGCTATGATCGGCGTGATTTTTCAAAGTCCAAGGTGATTTGCCGTGGCTAATATAAGTTTCCCATGCGGCATTTGCTAACCCTAACCATAGTCCAAAACGAAAACCAGGACGAATGTTTCTGACCCTATATAATTCGTCAGCAAGCCATGAGCGTTTGAATTCCTCCGGATAGCTGTTGAGTTGGGTCTGGGTTTCTAAAGAGGGCTCTTTCAAACTGTTATAACAAGCTTCAGCTGCTAACATCGCAGATTTAATTGCAGCGTGTATCCCCTTAATTTTGGGAACGTTTAAAAAGCCTGCAGCGTCGCCAATCAAAGCGCCTCCCGGGAAAATTAACTTCGGTATGGATTGCCAACCCCCTTCGTTCAAAGCTCGAGCCCCATAGGCAATGCGTTCACCACCCTCCAACGTCGGGCGCACGAAAGGATGCGTTTTAAATCTTTGGAATTCAGCGAAAGGGTTCAACCAGGGATTTTTATAATCAAGGCCAACCACATAACCAATCGCAACACGATGGTCGGATAAATGATAAATGAAAGAACCACCGTAAGTTCCTTGATCCAGGGGCCAACCAAAAGTATGGATGACTGTGCCCCGTTTATGCTGTTCTGGCTTCACTTGCCAAATTTCTTTAATCCCGATG encodes the following:
- the flgL gene encoding flagellar hook-associated protein FlgL — translated: MRISTNQIFNHGLNSMMSQQIETLKLQQQLSSGKKIQSPSDDPIAASQIDLMNQRIAATTRLEQNRDGAVSALNFEESALSNIIGVVQRIRELQLQAGNTSLSEEDRKALAEEAQTLLGQLQGLANSHDTNGNYLFSGSKTSTQPISRDVGGQFVYNGDETKRFQAISSGLNIAINDNGADLFMKIRNGNGFFTVTPSAIPNTGSAAVNSGSIVNVASYVPDDYTLQFVLNTQNQLVVMVSGLNSGPVIPPTGNPDDAPLYQEGAAITFNGIQVTVTGKPDANDSFTIKPSVNESLFSTVDRMVINLKRPFLTARDKATVATENNQILEQLDNALDNLLAHEAELGARLNQLDVAEQVNGDYLQTSEESLSSLRDVNLPEVAVKLELQKVYLQVAQQSFAQIQGLTVFNYL
- a CDS encoding cytochrome c biogenesis protein DipZ, translated to MEENLLTVALAFIEGFALIISPCILPILPIVLAGSLSGSRVRPFGIIIGFVVSFSLLAFFSRQLVQYAGLNLDLLRYLSYSVLVLLAIIMFFTSLSERFSYLVNRLIGESRFSQANPSQGGFLSALFFGGLIAIIWTPCAGPILAAVIVQTVLQKTTIISFFILLSFALGAGLPMLIIALYGMQLVKTFQFFKTKAQLFRKILAVIIILAVAFMVYQDTALTTGTATTTIKTANYLEDALWIPYKAPPIEGIEAWINSKPLQLSQLEGKVVLIDFWTYSCINCLRTLPYLKGWYQKYQKDGLIVIGVHSPEFDFERKATNVEQAVKRYGITYPVALDNQFVTWRNYKNNYWPAHYLIDKNGKVVYEHFGEGDYDITENNIRYLLRIKSAAVPSFLGEDNYSISQTPETYLGYYRADKDVSPALVKDTENQYQFPTQLPVNAWGLQGGWKAEAHNILATQKDAAVKIHFKAKQVFVVMGNATTQPINVKVLLNNALLTAEAASDVHNSNIVVNKDSLYEVISLVNVSEGVLELIASSPGLRVYTFTFGG
- a CDS encoding electron transfer flavoprotein-ubiquinone oxidoreductase — encoded protein: MQHETMEYDVVIVGGGPAGLSAAIKLKQLAVSDNRELSVCILEKGAQIGAHIISGAVLEPRSLKELLPDSWQQAPLDTEVSEDGFYLLTKNRHFRFPTPKPMQNPGNYIISLGELCQFLATQAESLGCEIYPGFAATDILYNAKGEVIGVATGDVGVDKAGNKTANYQPGMHLHARQTLFAEGCRGQLSQNLMRRFHLRDNIQPQTYGIGIKEIWQVKPEQHKRGTVIHTFGWPLDQGTYGGSFIYHLSDHRVAIGYVVGLDYKNPWLNPFAEFQRFKTHPFVRPTLEGGERIAYGARALNEGGWQSIPKLIFPGGALIGDAAGFLNVPKIKGIHAAIKSAMLAAEACYNSLKEPSLETQTQLNSYPEEFKRSWLADELYRVRNIRPGFRFGLWLGLANAAWETYISHGKSPWTLKNHADHSTLIPADKARKIDYPKPDGILTFDRLSSVYLTNTYHEENQPCHLKLRNPKLAIDVNYLQYASPESRYCPAAVYEIVQEESGPRLQINAQNCIHCKTCDIKDPKQNIVWHAPEGGGGPNYMGM